The Tripterygium wilfordii isolate XIE 37 chromosome 17, ASM1340144v1, whole genome shotgun sequence genome has a window encoding:
- the LOC119981721 gene encoding nucleoside diphosphate kinase B-like — MEQTFIMIKPDGVQRGLVGEIISRFEKKGFTLAGLKFITVDRPFAEKHYEDLSAKPFFNGLVEYIISGPVVAMVWQGKNVVTTGRKIIGATNPAESAPGTIRGDFAIEIGRNVIHGSDAVESARKEIALWFPDGPVSWRSSLNPWIYE, encoded by the exons ATGGAGCAGACTTTCATCATGATCAAGCCTGATGGCGTCCAGAGAGGCCTG GTTGGTGAAATCATTAGCAGATTTGAGAAGAAGGGTTTCACTTTGGCAG GTTTGAAGTTTATTACTGTGGATCGTCCTTTTGCCGAGAAGCACTATGAGGATCTTTCTGCAAAGCCCTTTTTCAATGGGCTTGTTGAATATATCATCTCAGGACCTGTTGTTGCTATGGTCTGGCAGGGTAAGAATGTTGTTACAACTGGCCGCAAAATAATTGGAGCCACAAATCCAGCAGAATCAGCCCCAGGAACAATCCGTGGAGACTTTGCAATTGAGATTGGCAG GAATGTCATTCATGGAAGTGATGCAGTTGAGAGTGCAAGGAAGGAAATTGCATTGTGGTTCCCTGACGGCCCTGTCAGCTGGAGAAGCAGCCTTAACCCATGGATCTATGAGTAA
- the LOC119983206 gene encoding ELMO domain-containing protein C-like isoform X2: MDDRGESFVAVRRISQGLERGNTCHSTSAEVVAGSAAWLGRGLSCVCVQGREGDARPSFDLTPAQEECLQRLQSRIDVAYDSSIPDHQEALKALWNAAFPEEQLRGLISEQWKEMGWQGKDPSTDFRNFPKSFQDLLRKQEGDRSVWEYPFAVAGVNITFMLIQMLDLEAVKPRTMVGATFLKFLSENESAFDLLYCITFKLMDHQWLSMRASYMDFNAVMKSTRRQLERELLCEDMSRLEDLPSYGLLAR, encoded by the exons ATGGATGATAGAGGAGAGTCATTTGTTGCTGTTAGGAGGATTTCTCAAGGTCTCGAAAGGGGTAACACCTGCCATTCAACTTCTG cTGAGGTTGTGGCAGGATCAGCAGCATGGCTTGGTCGCGGtctttcttgtgtttgtgtACAAGGGAGAGAGGGTGATGCTCGTCCTTCATTTGATTTAACACCAGCCCAG GAGGAATGTTTACAGAGGCTGCAGAGCCGTATAGATGTTGCCTACGATAGTTCAATCCCTGACCACCAG GAAGCTTTGAAGGCATTATGGAATGCTGCCTTTCCTGAAGAACAACTTCGTGGTTTAATATCTGAGCAGTGGAAGGAAATGGGGTGGCAGGGAAAGGATCCATCAACAGATTTTAG AAATTTTCCG AAATCTTTCCAGGATCTTCTTCGAAAGCAAGAAGGTGATCGGTCAGTGTGGGAATACCCATTTGCTGTAGCTGGCGTGAATATTACATTTATGCTGATTcagatgcttgatcttgaagcAG TAAAGCCACGAACAATGGTGGGGGCAACTTTCTTGAAGTTTCTTTCAG AAAATGAATCAGCATTTGATCTTCTCTATTGTATTACTTTCAAGCTGATGGATCATCAATGGCTTTCCATGCGTGCATCATACATGGATTTCAAT GCGGTTATGAAATCCACACGCCGACAGTTGGAGAGGGAGCTTTTGTGTGAAGATATGTCACGGTTGGAGGACTTGCCCTCATACGGCCTTCTTGCGCGATAA
- the LOC119983206 gene encoding ELMO domain-containing protein C-like isoform X1 has translation MDDRGESFVAVRRISQGLERGNTCHSTSAEVVAGSAAWLGRGLSCVCVQGREGDARPSFDLTPAQEECLQRLQSRIDVAYDSSIPDHQEALKALWNAAFPEEQLRGLISEQWKEMGWQGKDPSTDFRGGGFISLENLLYFARNFPKSFQDLLRKQEGDRSVWEYPFAVAGVNITFMLIQMLDLEAVKPRTMVGATFLKFLSENESAFDLLYCITFKLMDHQWLSMRASYMDFNAVMKSTRRQLERELLCEDMSRLEDLPSYGLLAR, from the exons ATGGATGATAGAGGAGAGTCATTTGTTGCTGTTAGGAGGATTTCTCAAGGTCTCGAAAGGGGTAACACCTGCCATTCAACTTCTG cTGAGGTTGTGGCAGGATCAGCAGCATGGCTTGGTCGCGGtctttcttgtgtttgtgtACAAGGGAGAGAGGGTGATGCTCGTCCTTCATTTGATTTAACACCAGCCCAG GAGGAATGTTTACAGAGGCTGCAGAGCCGTATAGATGTTGCCTACGATAGTTCAATCCCTGACCACCAG GAAGCTTTGAAGGCATTATGGAATGCTGCCTTTCCTGAAGAACAACTTCGTGGTTTAATATCTGAGCAGTGGAAGGAAATGGGGTGGCAGGGAAAGGATCCATCAACAGATTTTAG GGGTGGAGGTTTTATATCACTAGAAAATTTGTTATATTTTGCTAGAAATTTTCCG AAATCTTTCCAGGATCTTCTTCGAAAGCAAGAAGGTGATCGGTCAGTGTGGGAATACCCATTTGCTGTAGCTGGCGTGAATATTACATTTATGCTGATTcagatgcttgatcttgaagcAG TAAAGCCACGAACAATGGTGGGGGCAACTTTCTTGAAGTTTCTTTCAG AAAATGAATCAGCATTTGATCTTCTCTATTGTATTACTTTCAAGCTGATGGATCATCAATGGCTTTCCATGCGTGCATCATACATGGATTTCAAT GCGGTTATGAAATCCACACGCCGACAGTTGGAGAGGGAGCTTTTGTGTGAAGATATGTCACGGTTGGAGGACTTGCCCTCATACGGCCTTCTTGCGCGATAA
- the LOC119982162 gene encoding protein mago nashi homolog, with protein MAAEDDSGEFYLRYYVGHKGKFGHEFLEFEFRPDGKLRYANNSNYKNDTMIRKEVFLTPAVIKECRRIISESEIMKEDDNNWPEPDRVGRQELEIVMGNEHISFTTSKIGSLVDVQSSKDPEGLRIFYYLVQDLKCFVFSLISLHFKIKPI; from the exons atggcaGCGGAGGACGATAGCGGAGAGTTCTACCTGAGATACTACGTAGGACACAAGGGGAAGTTCGGGCACGAGTTCTTGGAGTTCGAGTTCAGGCCGGACGGAAAGCTCCGTTATGCCAACAACTCCAACTACAAGAACGATACAATGATCCGCAAGGAGGTTTTCCTCACCCCCGCCGTTATCAAGGAGTGCCGCCGAATTATCTCCGAAAGTGAG ATTATGAAGGAAGACGACAACAACTGGCCAGAGCCGGACCGGGTGGGGAGGCAAGAGCTGGAAATTGTGATGGGGAACGAGCATATCTCCTTCACTACTTCTAAGATTGGCTCGCTTGTTGATGTTCAGAGTAGCAAGGATCCTGAGGGCCTTAGAATTTTCTATTATCTTGTTCAG GATTTGAAGTGCTTTGTTTTTTCGCTTATCTCCCTTCACTTCAAGATCAAGCCTATCTAA
- the LOC119983021 gene encoding uclacyanin-3-like, producing the protein MAMAITALLVLLVAAPAVQAVDHIVGDSLGWTQGFDYSTWAAAQTFTVGDNLVFNYDSSHQVSEVSSTDYTSCSSSNSIKTYNDGNTKIALNKAGSLYFICPALGHCGGGMKVSVNVVAAASSDTPSPGSSTPTTPGTTTPSTTPGTTTSSPSTPSTVPAHSGAIGVFGHMNVWLMGVLGTIVVAFMV; encoded by the exons atggCCATGGCTATCACTGCTCTCCTTGTTCTCCTGGTAGCCGCTCCGGCAGTCCAGGCGGTGGACCATATCGTCGGTGACTCCCTCGGCTGGACCCAAGGATTTGATTACTCCACCTGGGCTGCTGCTCAAACATTTACTGTTGGAGACAATTTAG TGTTCAACTATGATAGCAGCCACCAAGTATCCGAAGTGTCTTCCACAGACTACACCAGTTGCAGTTCAAGCAATTCAATCAAAACCTACAATGATGGAAACACAAAAATTGCTTTAAACAAGGCTGGCTCTTTGTACTTCATATGTCCTGCATTAGGTCATTGTGGTGGAGGCATGAAGGTGTCTGTCAATGTTGTGGCTGCCGCCTCCAGTGACACCCCCTCCCCCGGTAGCTCCACACCCACCACCCCCGGGACTACTACTCCTTCAACCACGCCCGGAACCACCACATCCTCGCCGTCGACACCATCTACAGTACCGGCCCATAGTGGAGCTATTGGTGTATTTGGGCACATGAATGTTTGGTTGATGGGTGTGTTAGGGACCATAGTTGTTGCATTCATGGTCTAG